A single genomic interval of Longimicrobium sp. harbors:
- a CDS encoding 23S rRNA (pseudouridine(1915)-N(3))-methyltransferase RlmH produces LARLVLTEQLYRAGTINRGEPYHKGRE; encoded by the coding sequence CTCGCGCGCCTGGTGCTGACGGAGCAGCTGTACCGGGCCGGCACCATCAACCGCGGTGAGCCGTACCACAAGGGCAGGGAGTGA
- the bshC gene encoding bacillithiol biosynthesis cysteine-adding enzyme BshC, whose translation MSRTTRAGSDGVPDQRSRSIVGHSRAEGGRSRWIPLAIPWSPIPIPCGSNAYPDGEAPLTLRIEISPLRGNRLADDYQSGLPEAARFFSGHPRDLESFRQKVAEVQGRFGRREREIAASAVRPTSARAAERLARFVDQGGAMVTTGQQTGLFTGPMYTIHKILTAIRLAEALERELGIIVLPVFWCASEDHDFAEVNHAFGVDGAGKLRRMSVAATEGRPLTMSEMRLGEDVESVVDQWRELLAQHGSNAVDLPRILDPYAPGETVAGAFRGTVEKLFAGFDLLVTDAADPALKQASVHILQQDVTDAADQERLLRERTAEMEAAGYPGQVTLVEDAANVFYHGPAGRERLARAGDGWVAKDARERFTLDEVTARMAAEPASFSPNVFLRPVVESAVFPTLAYVGGPAEVAYFAQIAPLFDAYGILPPVAYPRVSVRLVPEVAEKAAAALGVTDDELRMPEHELLGRMARKRLPEEVHQSLAALRTTLVERFGAVMDAAEGIDSNLEGALGARRNRALLAVAEAERKILSHAKKRDRGLTHDLPLVRNYLMPLGAPQERTLNVMPFLAMQPTLLHDIAAAMEIRFGQEDGAVHAPAPGPST comes from the coding sequence GTGAGCCGTACCACAAGGGCAGGGAGTGACGGCGTCCCCGATCAACGGTCGCGCTCGATCGTCGGCCACTCTCGTGCAGAGGGTGGCCGATCGCGTTGGATACCCCTTGCAATTCCCTGGTCCCCAATCCCTATTCCCTGCGGTTCGAACGCGTATCCTGACGGGGAGGCACCACTGACACTACGGATCGAGATCTCGCCCCTGCGCGGCAACCGCCTGGCCGACGACTACCAGTCGGGCCTGCCGGAGGCCGCGCGATTCTTTTCCGGGCACCCGCGCGACCTGGAGTCTTTCCGCCAGAAGGTGGCGGAGGTGCAGGGGCGGTTCGGCAGGCGGGAGCGGGAGATCGCGGCCTCGGCGGTGCGCCCCACCTCTGCCCGCGCGGCGGAGCGGCTGGCGCGCTTCGTGGATCAGGGCGGGGCGATGGTGACCACCGGCCAGCAGACGGGGCTGTTCACCGGCCCCATGTACACCATCCACAAGATCCTCACGGCCATCCGCCTGGCCGAAGCGCTGGAGCGGGAGCTGGGAATCATCGTCCTCCCCGTCTTCTGGTGCGCCTCCGAGGACCACGATTTCGCCGAAGTGAACCATGCCTTCGGCGTGGACGGGGCGGGGAAGCTGCGCCGCATGTCTGTCGCGGCGACGGAGGGCCGGCCGTTAACGATGAGCGAGATGCGGCTGGGTGAGGATGTAGAATCCGTAGTAGATCAATGGAGGGAACTGCTTGCACAACATGGGAGTAACGCCGTTGATCTGCCGAGGATTTTAGATCCTTATGCGCCGGGAGAGACGGTCGCGGGCGCGTTCCGCGGGACCGTCGAGAAGCTGTTCGCCGGCTTCGACCTGCTGGTGACCGACGCCGCGGACCCAGCCCTGAAGCAAGCCTCCGTCCACATCCTGCAGCAGGATGTAACAGATGCGGCGGACCAAGAGCGCCTGTTGCGCGAGCGGACGGCGGAGATGGAGGCGGCCGGGTATCCCGGGCAGGTGACCCTGGTGGAGGACGCGGCCAACGTCTTCTACCACGGCCCGGCCGGCCGCGAGCGCCTGGCGCGTGCCGGCGACGGGTGGGTGGCGAAGGACGCGCGGGAGCGGTTCACCCTCGACGAGGTCACGGCGCGGATGGCTGCCGAGCCGGCGTCGTTCAGTCCCAACGTGTTCCTGCGGCCCGTGGTGGAATCGGCGGTGTTCCCGACGCTGGCGTACGTCGGCGGGCCGGCGGAAGTTGCCTACTTCGCGCAGATCGCGCCGCTGTTCGACGCCTACGGCATCCTTCCGCCGGTGGCGTACCCGCGCGTTTCCGTGCGCCTGGTGCCCGAGGTGGCGGAAAAAGCCGCAGCCGCGCTCGGTGTCACGGACGACGAGCTGCGGATGCCGGAGCACGAGCTGCTGGGGCGGATGGCTCGCAAGCGCCTCCCCGAGGAGGTGCACCAGAGCCTGGCCGCACTGCGCACGACCCTCGTGGAGCGCTTCGGCGCGGTGATGGACGCGGCGGAGGGGATCGATTCCAACCTGGAGGGAGCGCTCGGCGCGCGGCGCAATCGCGCGCTCCTGGCCGTCGCCGAGGCCGAGCGGAAGATCCTGTCGCATGCCAAGAAGCGCGACCGCGGGCTGACCCACGACCTTCCCCTCGTGCGCAACTACCTGATGCCCTTGGGGGCGCCGCAGGAGCGCACGCTGAACGTGATGCCGTTCCTGGCGATGCAGCCCACGCTGCTCCATGACATCGCCGCGGCCATGGAGATCCGCTTCGGGCAGGAGGATGGCGCGGTCCATGCACCCGCGCCCGGGCCGAGTACCTGA